In one window of Arcobacter sp. F2176 DNA:
- the recO gene encoding recombination protein RecO, whose product MQGYIIDIKSVRDDDLIVTILTDDSIYTTYRFYGGRHSTINVGYKIDFELESNLKSTMPRLKDVLQISFNWIFVKEKLYCWQRFLKLFYPHLKDVEDIDDFYFNLLEELAHKLIKQDAKRAICETYIKLLEHEGRLHSEYICLLCEQEINDEISLVRSFHPVHPNCTYSKKFEFYKIDELFKEKSLIFLDDEEVEYIWQILLQGI is encoded by the coding sequence ATGCAAGGTTATATAATCGATATAAAATCTGTAAGAGATGATGACTTAATAGTTACTATTCTTACAGATGATAGTATTTATACTACATATAGATTTTATGGAGGAAGACACTCTACAATTAATGTTGGATATAAGATTGATTTTGAATTAGAATCAAATCTAAAAAGTACAATGCCTAGACTAAAAGATGTACTTCAAATAAGTTTTAATTGGATTTTTGTAAAAGAAAAACTTTATTGCTGGCAAAGATTTTTAAAGCTTTTTTATCCACATTTAAAAGATGTGGAAGATATAGATGATTTTTATTTTAATTTATTAGAAGAACTGGCTCACAAACTTATAAAACAAGATGCCAAACGAGCTATTTGTGAAACTTATATAAAACTACTAGAACATGAAGGAAGACTTCATAGCGAGTATATTTGTCTACTTTGTGAACAAGAGATAAACGATGAAATCTCACTTGTACGAAGTTTTCATCCAGTTCATCCTAATTGCACTTATTCGAAAAAATTTGAATTTTACAAAATAGACGAACTTTTTAAAGAAAAATCGCTAATTTTCTTGGATGATGAAGAAGTTGAGTACATTTGGCAAATATTA